A genome region from Pseudomonas sp. S06B 330 includes the following:
- the polA gene encoding DNA polymerase I yields the protein MSQAPLVLVDGSSYLYRAFHALPPLTTSKGMPTGAVKGVLNMLKSLRKQYPDSLFAVVFDAKGGTFRDEMFAEYKANRPSMPDDLRVQIEPLHASVRALGYPLLCVEGVEADDVIGTLARSSAAAGRPVIISTGDKDMAQLVDGHITLVNTMTGTVLDVPGVHEKFGVGPEHIIDFLALMGDKVDNIPGVPGVGEKTAVGLLTGIGGGLRDLYENLDKVPGLAIRGAKTLPAKLEEHRDAAFLSYELATIKIDVPLEVEVDALVCGEPDREALLELYSEMEFKSWIDEVQRDAKRAGQEIVAEAVEEVVEAKYETILDQARFDAWLDKLRAAPLFAFDTETTGLDAQQAQLVGLSFAVQAHEAAYVPLTHSYMGAPEQLDRDSVLQALKPLLEDPKKLKVGQNAKYDMNILANCAIGGDIANGILMQGVAYDTMLESYVLDSTATRHDMDSLALKYLNHTTIGFTDIAGKGAKQLTFDQISLDQAGPYAAEDADVTLRLHQALQQKLAKTPSVLPVLTDIEMPLVPVLAKIERQGALVDANLLGIQSVELGEKLVQLEREAFEIAGEEFNLGSPKQLGVILYDKLGMPVLSKTAKGQASTAEAVLAELADMDFPLPKVLMQYRSLSKLKSTYTDRLPEQINPRTGRIHTSYQQAVAATGRLSSSDPNLQNIPIRTAEGRRIRQAFVAAPGYKLLAADYSQIELRIMAHLAKDEGLLHAFRNDLDVHRATAAEVFGVDLAEVTTDQRRSAKAINFGLIYGMSAFGLAKQIGVDRKQSQAYIDRYFARYPGVLAYMERTRAQAAEQGFVETLFGRRLYLPEINAKNPALRKGAERTAINAPMQGTAADIIKRAMVAVDNWLTASGLDARVILQVHDELVLEVREDLIEQVREQIRPYMSNAAALDVPLLVEVGVGANWDEAH from the coding sequence ATGAGCCAAGCTCCCCTCGTCCTGGTGGACGGTTCCTCATACCTCTACCGCGCCTTTCACGCGTTGCCGCCGCTGACTACTTCCAAGGGCATGCCGACCGGTGCGGTCAAGGGCGTGCTGAACATGCTCAAAAGCCTGCGCAAACAGTATCCGGACAGCCTGTTTGCGGTGGTGTTCGACGCCAAGGGTGGCACTTTCCGCGACGAAATGTTCGCCGAGTACAAAGCCAACCGACCAAGCATGCCGGATGACCTGCGCGTGCAGATCGAGCCGCTGCATGCCAGCGTTCGGGCCCTGGGCTATCCGCTGCTGTGTGTTGAAGGCGTCGAGGCCGACGACGTGATCGGCACCCTGGCCCGCAGCAGTGCCGCGGCCGGACGTCCGGTGATTATCTCTACCGGCGACAAGGACATGGCGCAATTGGTCGACGGCCACATTACGCTGGTCAATACCATGACTGGAACTGTGCTTGATGTCCCTGGCGTACACGAGAAGTTCGGCGTCGGTCCTGAGCACATCATCGATTTCCTCGCTCTCATGGGCGACAAGGTCGATAACATTCCCGGTGTGCCGGGTGTAGGTGAAAAGACGGCAGTGGGCCTGCTGACTGGTATCGGTGGCGGTCTGCGCGACCTGTACGAGAACCTCGACAAGGTGCCCGGTCTGGCTATCCGTGGCGCCAAGACCCTGCCGGCCAAGCTTGAAGAACACCGCGATGCGGCCTTCCTCTCCTATGAGTTGGCGACGATCAAGATCGATGTACCGCTGGAGGTGGAGGTCGACGCGCTGGTCTGCGGCGAGCCGGATCGCGAGGCGTTGCTTGAGCTGTACAGCGAGATGGAGTTCAAGAGCTGGATCGACGAAGTACAGCGCGACGCCAAGCGTGCCGGTCAGGAGATAGTTGCCGAGGCGGTCGAGGAAGTGGTTGAGGCCAAGTACGAAACCATCCTCGATCAGGCCCGTTTCGACGCCTGGCTGGACAAGCTGCGTGCTGCGCCGCTGTTCGCCTTCGACACCGAGACCACTGGCCTGGATGCGCAACAAGCGCAGTTGGTTGGCCTGTCGTTCGCTGTGCAGGCCCATGAGGCCGCCTATGTGCCGTTGACGCACAGCTACATGGGGGCGCCCGAGCAACTGGATCGCGACAGTGTATTGCAGGCGCTTAAACCGCTGCTCGAAGATCCGAAGAAGCTCAAAGTCGGGCAGAACGCCAAGTACGACATGAACATCCTCGCCAACTGCGCCATCGGCGGTGATATCGCCAATGGCATCCTGATGCAGGGCGTGGCCTATGACACCATGCTGGAGTCCTATGTGCTCGATTCGACGGCGACCCGTCACGACATGGACAGCCTGGCGCTCAAGTACCTGAACCACACCACCATCGGTTTTACCGACATTGCTGGTAAGGGCGCCAAACAGCTGACTTTCGACCAGATCAGCCTGGACCAGGCCGGCCCTTATGCCGCTGAAGACGCCGACGTCACCCTGCGGCTGCACCAAGCGTTGCAGCAGAAACTGGCGAAAACGCCGAGCGTGTTGCCGGTGCTCACCGATATCGAGATGCCGTTGGTGCCGGTGCTGGCGAAGATCGAGCGCCAGGGTGCACTGGTCGATGCCAATCTGCTCGGCATCCAGAGCGTCGAGCTGGGCGAGAAGCTGGTGCAGTTGGAGCGTGAAGCGTTCGAGATCGCTGGTGAAGAGTTCAACCTTGGTTCGCCCAAGCAGCTGGGCGTCATCCTCTACGACAAGCTGGGCATGCCCGTCCTCAGCAAGACCGCCAAGGGCCAGGCTTCGACTGCCGAAGCAGTGCTGGCCGAGTTGGCCGACATGGACTTCCCATTGCCCAAGGTGCTGATGCAGTACCGCTCCCTGAGCAAGCTCAAAAGCACCTACACCGACCGATTGCCGGAGCAGATCAACCCGCGCACCGGGCGTATCCACACGTCTTACCAGCAGGCCGTTGCCGCCACTGGGCGTTTGTCCTCCAGCGACCCTAACCTGCAGAACATTCCAATCCGCACAGCGGAAGGCCGGCGAATCCGCCAGGCATTCGTCGCCGCACCTGGCTACAAACTGCTGGCCGCGGACTATTCGCAGATCGAACTGCGGATCATGGCCCATCTGGCCAAAGACGAGGGCCTGCTGCACGCTTTCCGCAACGACCTGGACGTGCACCGGGCAACGGCTGCCGAGGTATTCGGCGTGGACCTGGCCGAGGTCACTACCGACCAGCGGCGCAGTGCCAAGGCGATCAACTTCGGTCTGATCTATGGCATGAGCGCCTTTGGCCTGGCCAAGCAGATCGGCGTCGACCGCAAGCAGTCTCAGGCTTACATTGATCGCTATTTTGCCCGTTACCCCGGCGTCCTGGCCTACATGGAGCGCACCCGCGCGCAAGCTGCCGAGCAGGGCTTCGTCGAAACCCTGTTTGGGCGTCGGTTGTACCTGCCGGAGATCAACGCGAAAAACCCGGCCTTGCGCAAAGGCGCGGAACGCACGGCGATCAACGCGCCGATGCAGGGCACCGCCGCAGACATCATCAAGCGCGCCATGGTGGCAGTGGATAACTGGCTGACGGCGTCGGGCCTGGACGCGCGGGTGATCCTGCAGGTGCACGACGAACTGGTTCTGGAAGTGCGCGAGGACTTGATCGAGCAGGTGCGTGAGCAAATTCGTCCGTACATGAGCAATGCCGCTGCGCTCGATGTGCCGCTGCTGGTTGAGGTCGGAGTGGGGGCAAATTGGGACGAAGCGCATTAA
- the yihA gene encoding ribosome biogenesis GTP-binding protein YihA/YsxC: MQVKNPILGLCQQAKFALSAAKVDQCPDDQGYEVAFAGRSNAGKSSALNTLTHASLARTSKTPGRTQLLNFFSLDDERRLVDLPGYGYAKVPIPLKQHWQKHLEAYLGSRECLKGLILMMDVRHPMTDFDKMMLDWSQAAGMPMHILLTKADKLTFGAAKNTLLKVQSEIRKGWGDAVTIQLFSAPKRQGLEEAYGVLAKWMELADKPAE, from the coding sequence ATGCAAGTCAAAAACCCCATCCTCGGTCTCTGCCAACAGGCCAAATTCGCCCTCAGCGCTGCCAAGGTCGACCAGTGCCCGGACGACCAGGGCTACGAAGTGGCCTTCGCCGGCCGCTCCAACGCCGGCAAGTCCAGCGCCCTGAATACCCTGACCCACGCCAGCCTGGCTCGCACCTCGAAAACTCCGGGGCGGACCCAGCTGTTGAATTTCTTCAGTCTGGACGATGAACGGCGTTTGGTCGACTTGCCCGGCTACGGTTATGCAAAAGTACCGATTCCACTCAAGCAGCACTGGCAAAAGCACCTGGAGGCCTACCTGGGCAGCCGCGAGTGCCTCAAGGGCTTGATCCTGATGATGGACGTGCGCCATCCAATGACCGACTTCGACAAGATGATGCTCGACTGGTCCCAGGCGGCGGGCATGCCCATGCACATCCTGCTGACCAAAGCCGACAAGCTGACCTTTGGCGCCGCCAAGAACACCCTGCTCAAAGTGCAGTCGGAAATCCGCAAAGGCTGGGGCGATGCCGTGACGATCCAGCTGTTCTCGGCGCCCAAGCGCCAGGGCCTGGAAGAAGCCTACGGCGTGCTGGCGAAGTGGATGGAACTGGCCGACAAGCCCGCAGAATAA
- a CDS encoding c-type cytochrome translates to MTKWLLAVGVLIPFFSAQATQDPQAVYKRACAACHAGQLPQAPRLGDQAAWEPRLAQGMETLVKHVTQGFKAMPPRGLCMDCSAEDYQAIIHWMSRSPDT, encoded by the coding sequence ATGACGAAATGGCTGCTTGCTGTAGGTGTCTTGATACCGTTTTTCAGCGCTCAGGCTACACAGGATCCCCAGGCAGTGTACAAGCGAGCATGTGCCGCTTGCCATGCCGGACAGCTACCGCAGGCACCGCGTTTGGGTGACCAGGCAGCATGGGAGCCACGGCTGGCGCAGGGGATGGAGACGCTGGTGAAGCATGTTACACAGGGTTTCAAGGCTATGCCGCCGCGTGGATTGTGCATGGACTGCAGTGCCGAGGACTACCAGGCGATCATCCACTGGATGAGCCGGAGTCCCGATACATAA
- a CDS encoding c-type cytochrome, whose translation MNKLLVSLLLTLGVTGAANAAEPIKGDAAAGQAKTAVCGACHNPDGNSMAPNFPKLAGQGEKYLEKQLHDIKSGKRTVLEMTGMLAAFNDQDMADIAAYFSSQNGSVGAADPKLVERGRALFNGGDVENGLPACTGCHSPNGAGIALAGFPHLGGQHATYVAKQLTDFREGNRTNDGDATTMRTIAAKLSNKDIEALSSYIQGLH comes from the coding sequence ATGAACAAACTACTCGTGAGTCTGCTGTTGACCTTGGGCGTCACCGGTGCCGCCAATGCCGCAGAGCCTATCAAAGGGGATGCCGCTGCTGGTCAGGCCAAAACTGCTGTATGTGGCGCGTGTCACAATCCGGACGGCAACAGCATGGCGCCGAATTTCCCGAAACTTGCAGGCCAGGGTGAGAAGTACCTGGAAAAACAATTGCACGACATCAAGTCGGGCAAGCGCACCGTGCTGGAAATGACCGGCATGCTTGCCGCGTTCAATGATCAGGATATGGCCGATATCGCTGCCTACTTCTCCAGCCAAAATGGCAGCGTCGGCGCTGCTGATCCAAAGCTGGTCGAACGTGGCCGTGCCCTGTTCAACGGCGGTGATGTCGAGAACGGCTTGCCAGCCTGCACCGGCTGCCACTCGCCGAACGGCGCTGGCATCGCCCTGGCCGGCTTCCCACACCTGGGCGGCCAGCACGCTACCTACGTGGCCAAACAGCTGACCGACTTCCGCGAAGGCAACCGCACCAACGATGGCGATGCCACCACCATGCGCACCATCGCTGCCAAGCTCAGCAACAAGGACATCGAAGCGCTGTCCAGCTACATCCAGGGTCTGCACTGA
- the dsbA gene encoding thiol:disulfide interchange protein DsbA, translating to MRNLILSATLVAASVFGMTAQAAQPIGAAEPIEAGKQYAELSNPVPVSVPGKIEVVELFWYGCPHCYSFEPVVNPWAEQLPEDVNFKRIPAMFGGPWDAHGQMFLTLEAMGVEHKVHAAVFEAIQVQRKKLTDPEEMADFLATQGVDKGKFLATFNSFAIKGQVQKAKELSKKYEITGVPSMVVNGKYRFDLGTAQGPAGVLNVADQLIAKERAAK from the coding sequence ATGCGTAATCTGATTCTCAGCGCCACGTTGGTCGCCGCCAGCGTCTTCGGTATGACTGCCCAGGCTGCACAGCCTATCGGGGCTGCCGAGCCTATCGAGGCTGGCAAGCAGTATGCCGAGCTGAGCAACCCGGTACCGGTGTCGGTGCCAGGCAAGATCGAAGTCGTGGAGCTGTTCTGGTATGGCTGCCCGCACTGCTACAGCTTCGAGCCGGTGGTTAACCCATGGGCCGAGCAACTGCCAGAAGACGTCAACTTCAAGCGTATCCCGGCCATGTTCGGCGGCCCATGGGATGCCCACGGCCAGATGTTCTTGACCCTTGAAGCCATGGGTGTCGAGCACAAGGTTCACGCTGCAGTGTTTGAAGCGATTCAGGTTCAGCGCAAAAAACTGACCGATCCTGAAGAAATGGCTGACTTCCTTGCCACCCAAGGTGTCGACAAGGGCAAGTTCCTTGCAACCTTCAACTCCTTCGCTATCAAAGGCCAAGTGCAAAAAGCCAAGGAGCTGTCCAAGAAGTACGAAATCACTGGTGTACCAAGCATGGTCGTCAACGGCAAATATCGCTTTGACCTCGGCACTGCCCAAGGTCCGGCAGGCGTCCTCAATGTTGCCGACCAGTTGATCGCCAAGGAGCGCGCCGCCAAGTAA
- a CDS encoding endonuclease/exonuclease/phosphatase family protein, protein MRRWRAERGVGLHDPRVNEHHLQANGLPEDGRLRLLSFNIQVGISTERYRHYLTKSWQHLLPHNGRAGNLQKIGDLLGDFDLVALQEADGGSLRSGYVNQVEHLAQLGAFPYWYQQLNRNLGRFAQHSNGVLSRLKPQLLEDHPLPGPAGRGAILVRFGEGEDALVVVMMHLALGSKTRALQLAYIRELIGGYRHQVLMGDMNTHATDLLEHSPLRDLGLVAPQVQATFPSWRPQRCLDHILLSSSLTLERVEVLAQPISDHLPVAVEIRLPDALAVDTLPALS, encoded by the coding sequence ATGCGCCGCTGGCGAGCTGAGCGAGGCGTTGGCCTGCACGATCCGCGGGTCAACGAACATCACCTGCAGGCTAATGGCCTGCCAGAGGATGGGCGGCTGCGCCTGCTCAGTTTCAATATCCAGGTTGGCATCAGTACCGAACGTTACCGGCACTACCTGACCAAGAGCTGGCAGCACCTGCTGCCGCACAACGGGCGTGCCGGCAACCTGCAGAAGATCGGTGACCTGCTCGGTGATTTCGACCTGGTGGCACTGCAGGAAGCTGACGGTGGCAGCCTGCGCTCGGGGTACGTCAACCAGGTCGAACACCTGGCCCAGCTCGGTGCTTTCCCCTATTGGTATCAGCAGCTCAACCGCAACCTCGGGCGCTTTGCCCAGCACAGCAACGGTGTGCTCAGCCGTCTCAAACCACAACTGCTTGAAGATCACCCCCTGCCCGGCCCAGCTGGGCGGGGAGCGATTCTGGTGCGATTCGGTGAAGGCGAAGATGCGCTGGTAGTGGTAATGATGCACCTTGCGCTGGGTTCCAAGACCCGTGCGCTGCAACTCGCCTACATCCGCGAATTGATCGGCGGCTATCGCCATCAGGTGTTGATGGGCGACATGAACACCCACGCTACTGACCTGCTTGAGCATTCGCCACTGCGCGATCTGGGCTTGGTCGCTCCTCAGGTGCAAGCCACCTTCCCTAGTTGGCGGCCACAGCGCTGCCTTGATCACATTTTGCTCAGCTCAAGCCTGACCCTGGAACGGGTAGAGGTGCTGGCCCAGCCTATTTCCGATCATCTTCCGGTCGCGGTTGAGATTCGTTTGCCTGATGCCCTCGCTGTGGATACCCTGCCCGCTTTGAGCTAA
- a CDS encoding GGDEF domain-containing protein — translation MTDEAQRWKEKYLKSIEQQEKLERRWEARLDLLRRGLVRSTLAAEGSDRAVDQCMKEMREVIRTDNMDAALAGLIPRLEKAVLDSEQRRETRVAQVSSALTSLVSQLQTLPLPSDVSRPLKKFAKQVEARASQSREVPLLLGELSGLQGQALSALERPEEAQRPGFLQRLFGNRETEAENLQPVLAGVASGVSEVAEVVEQPVPVAQSSVAVAPQPYATVDVDELQTLEATAEVIVEPLPSAVDVPGVREKLENEAVPALQITELPANLEPEAEPPAPVEPPPGGSEQDVLALLEHSPDERQDDQPEVAPVDDEEAHYALPDGTEPSYSSVATHIEETLLGLLDDLTLPERYKVQAQSVRERLEHGLNWYELLPVLDDLAVLMLAINDSGQHEFEAYLQQLNERLESFQSHLHEASEGHADNTCAARDLDNQLREQVDGLQSSVQGAADLDSLKHILENRLEGLLGTMDEHQHQRDQREQDMASRLQGLAERVASMEQEAMGYREHLEEQRQKALIDPLTGLPNRAAWSERVDQEVLEWQENGGHLLMAILDLDHFKRINDSYGHLAGDKVLKIVANVLRKNLRSRDFIARFGGEEFVLLIPQTTLSTGCQLAESLRAAIEACPFHFKGERVTITLSIGISAFRSGERSEGVLKRADEALYRAKHLGRNRVEQG, via the coding sequence ATGACCGACGAAGCCCAGCGCTGGAAAGAAAAGTACCTCAAGAGTATCGAACAGCAAGAGAAGCTGGAGCGTCGTTGGGAAGCCCGCCTCGACCTGCTGCGCCGTGGTCTGGTGCGCAGCACCCTGGCCGCTGAAGGTAGCGACCGTGCGGTGGACCAGTGCATGAAGGAAATGCGCGAAGTCATTCGTACCGACAATATGGACGCTGCCCTCGCCGGGTTGATCCCGCGTCTGGAAAAAGCCGTGCTCGACTCCGAGCAGCGCCGCGAGACGCGTGTTGCTCAAGTCAGCAGTGCCCTCACTTCGTTGGTTAGCCAACTGCAGACCTTGCCGTTGCCCAGTGATGTCAGCCGTCCGCTGAAGAAATTTGCCAAGCAAGTTGAGGCTCGCGCCAGCCAGTCTCGCGAGGTCCCGCTCCTGCTGGGCGAGCTCAGTGGCTTGCAAGGCCAGGCGCTGTCGGCCCTTGAACGCCCTGAAGAGGCACAGCGTCCAGGCTTTTTGCAGCGTCTGTTTGGCAACCGTGAAACCGAAGCTGAAAACCTGCAACCCGTCTTGGCCGGGGTCGCGTCGGGTGTGTCTGAGGTTGCTGAGGTTGTTGAACAGCCTGTCCCGGTTGCGCAATCTTCTGTAGCGGTTGCACCCCAACCTTACGCTACGGTGGACGTCGACGAGCTGCAGACGCTGGAGGCTACTGCCGAAGTAATCGTCGAGCCGTTGCCGTCAGCAGTCGATGTACCAGGCGTGAGGGAAAAGTTGGAAAACGAAGCGGTACCTGCACTGCAGATTACCGAGCTGCCCGCCAATCTTGAGCCCGAAGCCGAGCCCCCTGCGCCGGTCGAACCGCCTCCGGGAGGGAGTGAGCAGGACGTGCTGGCGTTGCTCGAGCACAGCCCAGACGAGCGTCAGGATGATCAGCCCGAAGTGGCGCCGGTGGACGACGAAGAGGCCCACTACGCCCTGCCGGATGGCACTGAACCCAGCTACAGCTCGGTCGCCACGCATATCGAAGAAACCTTGCTTGGCCTGCTTGATGACCTGACCCTGCCGGAACGCTACAAAGTCCAAGCCCAGTCGGTGCGCGAGCGCCTAGAACATGGTCTGAACTGGTACGAACTGTTGCCGGTGCTGGATGACCTGGCGGTACTCATGTTGGCAATCAACGACAGTGGTCAGCACGAGTTTGAAGCATATCTGCAGCAACTCAACGAACGACTTGAGTCGTTCCAGAGTCATTTGCATGAGGCCAGCGAAGGTCATGCCGACAACACGTGTGCCGCCCGCGATCTGGATAACCAACTCCGTGAACAGGTTGATGGCCTGCAAAGCAGTGTTCAAGGTGCTGCCGACCTTGACAGCCTCAAGCATATTCTGGAAAACCGCCTGGAAGGCTTGCTCGGCACCATGGACGAGCATCAACACCAGCGTGATCAGCGTGAGCAGGACATGGCCAGCCGCCTGCAAGGTTTGGCCGAACGTGTAGCGAGCATGGAGCAGGAAGCCATGGGCTATCGCGAACACCTTGAAGAGCAGCGCCAAAAGGCCTTGATCGACCCTCTTACAGGCCTGCCCAATCGGGCTGCCTGGTCCGAGCGGGTGGATCAAGAGGTGCTGGAGTGGCAGGAAAACGGCGGTCATCTGTTGATGGCGATCCTCGACCTCGATCACTTCAAGCGTATAAATGACAGCTATGGTCACCTGGCCGGCGACAAGGTCCTGAAGATTGTCGCCAACGTGTTGCGTAAAAACTTGCGCAGTCGCGACTTCATCGCCCGCTTCGGTGGCGAGGAGTTCGTGCTGCTCATCCCTCAGACGACACTGTCGACCGGTTGCCAGTTGGCCGAGAGCTTGCGTGCGGCAATTGAGGCGTGTCCGTTTCACTTCAAAGGCGAGCGGGTGACCATTACCCTGTCGATTGGCATCAGCGCTTTCCGCTCCGGAGAACGCAGTGAGGGGGTGCTCAAGCGCGCTGACGAAGCCCTGTACCGGGCGAAACATCTGGGCAGAAATCGAGTCGAACAGGGATAA
- a CDS encoding N-acetylmuramoyl-L-alanine amidase: MKAILTALLLLTLAGCSSGLRIDRSHPSVNQDGRIQFVILHYTNASLERSLQLLTHGEVSSHYLVGDSPATVYQLVDESRRAWHAGDSQWDGRTWLNSSSIGIEIVNPGFTDTPNGRVWHPYTEAQVEALIALLKDIVKRNNIQPRYIIGHSDIAPSRKLDPGPLFPWKRLADAGLGVWPDARAVAQQQARFSVNPPSITWYQQQLARFGYAIEQTGVYDVSTKHVLAAFQMRFRPQRFDGVPDAQTASMLQVLNSR; the protein is encoded by the coding sequence ATGAAAGCCATACTCACCGCGCTCCTGCTACTGACCCTGGCAGGTTGTAGCAGTGGCTTGCGAATTGACCGCAGCCACCCTTCGGTCAATCAGGACGGACGCATTCAGTTTGTCATCCTGCACTACACCAATGCCTCGCTGGAGCGCTCCCTGCAATTATTGACTCACGGCGAAGTCAGCAGCCACTACCTGGTGGGCGACTCTCCCGCGACCGTCTATCAGTTGGTGGATGAAAGCCGACGCGCCTGGCATGCCGGTGACAGTCAGTGGGATGGGCGCACTTGGCTCAATTCCAGCTCCATAGGCATCGAGATCGTCAACCCGGGCTTTACCGACACCCCTAACGGTCGGGTCTGGCATCCTTACACCGAAGCGCAGGTAGAGGCGCTGATTGCGCTGCTCAAGGACATCGTCAAACGCAACAACATCCAGCCCCGCTACATCATTGGTCACAGTGACATCGCGCCGTCGCGCAAACTGGACCCGGGCCCGTTGTTCCCCTGGAAGCGCCTGGCTGATGCGGGGCTGGGTGTCTGGCCAGATGCGCGCGCAGTCGCTCAGCAGCAGGCGCGTTTCAGCGTCAACCCACCGAGCATCACCTGGTATCAGCAACAACTGGCACGCTTTGGCTATGCCATTGAGCAGACCGGCGTCTATGACGTCAGCACCAAGCATGTGCTGGCGGCGTTCCAGATGCGCTTCCGTCCCCAGCGTTTTGATGGCGTGCCTGATGCGCAAACGGCGTCGATGTTGCAGGTGCTCAACAGCCGCTAA
- a CDS encoding EAL domain-containing protein: MSAALSVLRHLLYRPWLLATLAASASAILLLIASIGVAMHQAQQSESEQMNAKGERFLERLEQIFGQLREGVDELQAQPLRGCDAAMLGVLQQVGFKYRFVYEAAYVDGTVACSNRIGERTINPLRPPDIGGPTYSYWLNTTSEPNDNLAALMLGRGKFLVSTSRGHLTDVVDLPADGSLLVVLDNGTRAVPVLGPPQVWPPSADWPPQSNDALLELPDRLIYRMPTKSPDYQLVLIAPRASLPLKMNGVLWLLFPGSLVLAWCLGWLVLQLVRQRRSMSSELQGALRRGELQVLYQPIFELTSRRCVGAEALVRWRRPDGSLTSPDLFIPLAENTGQIRQITDFVLQRVLEQLGQTLRANRQLYVSVNLAACDVMVPRIGRVAARLLALHHVSASQIAFEVTERGLIDVVVARDNLQALRAVGHQVLIDDFGTGYCSLAYLQTLPVDCLKIDKAFIDALGHDAASSGVAPHIIRMAHALQLRVIAEGIEYEDQAMLLNSEGVNYGQGWLFAHPLSARQFVELITRGRRITPRRIDDEA, from the coding sequence ATGTCAGCTGCCCTATCTGTGCTGCGCCACTTGCTCTATCGTCCCTGGTTACTGGCCACACTTGCGGCTTCGGCCAGCGCAATTTTATTGCTGATCGCCAGCATCGGTGTTGCCATGCACCAGGCGCAGCAGAGCGAAAGTGAGCAGATGAATGCCAAGGGCGAGCGTTTCCTCGAGCGCCTGGAGCAGATATTCGGCCAGCTGCGCGAAGGCGTCGACGAGTTGCAGGCGCAACCACTGCGCGGCTGTGATGCGGCGATGTTGGGGGTACTGCAGCAGGTTGGCTTCAAGTACCGGTTTGTCTACGAAGCGGCTTATGTCGATGGTACGGTTGCCTGTTCCAATCGAATCGGTGAGCGCACTATCAACCCCTTGCGGCCTCCGGACATTGGCGGGCCGACCTACAGTTACTGGCTCAATACCACCAGCGAACCCAATGACAACCTTGCAGCGTTGATGCTGGGGCGAGGCAAGTTCCTGGTTTCGACCTCCCGCGGGCATTTGACCGATGTCGTCGACTTACCTGCGGACGGTAGTTTGCTGGTGGTGTTGGATAACGGTACGCGGGCCGTACCGGTGCTTGGCCCGCCCCAGGTCTGGCCGCCTTCAGCGGACTGGCCCCCGCAATCTAACGACGCGTTGCTAGAATTGCCCGACCGTTTGATCTATCGCATGCCGACCAAATCGCCGGACTATCAACTCGTGTTGATTGCGCCTCGCGCCAGTTTGCCGTTGAAGATGAACGGTGTGCTTTGGTTACTGTTCCCAGGCAGTCTGGTATTGGCGTGGTGCCTCGGTTGGCTGGTGCTGCAACTGGTGCGTCAACGCCGCTCGATGAGCTCGGAGTTGCAGGGTGCCTTGCGCCGCGGTGAGTTGCAGGTGCTGTATCAGCCGATCTTTGAGCTGACCAGCCGTCGCTGCGTGGGCGCTGAAGCCCTGGTGCGCTGGCGGCGCCCTGACGGCTCACTGACCAGCCCTGATCTGTTCATTCCGCTGGCGGAAAATACCGGACAGATCCGCCAGATTACCGATTTCGTGCTGCAGCGCGTGCTCGAGCAATTGGGTCAAACGTTACGGGCCAATCGACAGCTTTATGTCTCAGTCAACCTGGCCGCCTGTGATGTGATGGTGCCAAGGATTGGTCGGGTCGCGGCGCGTTTGTTGGCATTGCATCATGTCTCTGCCAGCCAGATTGCCTTTGAGGTCACCGAGCGTGGGTTGATCGATGTCGTCGTTGCTCGCGACAACCTGCAAGCCTTGCGTGCGGTGGGTCACCAAGTGTTGATCGATGACTTCGGTACCGGCTATTGCAGCTTGGCCTATCTACAGACCCTGCCAGTGGATTGCCTGAAGATCGACAAGGCGTTTATCGATGCCCTGGGTCATGATGCGGCCAGCAGTGGGGTGGCGCCACATATCATCCGTATGGCTCACGCCCTGCAGTTGCGGGTTATTGCCGAAGGTATCGAGTATGAAGACCAGGCTATGCTGCTCAACAGTGAAGGGGTGAACTACGGCCAGGGATGGCTGTTTGCGCACCCCCTCAGTGCCCGTCAGTTCGTCGAGCTGATTACCCGCGGTCGGCGCATAACGCCGCGGCGAATTGATGATGAAGCCTGA